The following coding sequences lie in one Equus asinus isolate D_3611 breed Donkey chromosome 1, EquAss-T2T_v2, whole genome shotgun sequence genomic window:
- the LOC123288267 gene encoding myb/SANT-like DNA-binding domain-containing protein 7, which translates to MGSSNSSAGIQWSTQEARTLLSILGEAEYIQHLQTVHDNTDVYQAVSKQMQQEGFCRTKRLCRSKFKVLKVLYLKAYVAHATSMGDPPHCPFYDTLDQLLQNQIVTDPDNLLEHAAWAKHCDQNLVASDTPGEEGISILRAKRTQAVDHQPTLKTVKDSDEDCQLRIIEQMQETSDVEDSWDESLGAGCSQGTPSCSSSHHLFRGAVTSCQSSSMTRLAVSGEPSPCTSTSRNTPGVASTQQPPVSSSRIPFVSGEDRPLTSEPPPRWARQRRRSVARTIAAKLGENRRLA; encoded by the coding sequence ATGGGCAGTTCCAATAGCAGTGCGGGCATCCAGTGGTCCACACAGGAGGCACGAACTCTTCTCTCCATACTAGGTGAGGCAGAGTATATTCAGCACCTCCAGACCGTGCATGATAATACAGATGTCTATCAGGCTGTGTCTAAACAAATGCAGCAGGAAGGCTTCTGCCGCACCAAACGTCTGTGCCGCTCCAAGTTTAAAGTTCTGAAGGTATTGTATTTAAAGGCATATGTTGCCCATGCCACAAGTATGGGTGATCCACCACACTGTCCATTTTATGATACATTGGATCAGCTTCTCCAAAATCAGATAGTGACTGACCCAGACAACTTACTGGAGCATGCTGCTTGGGCCAAGCACTGTGATCAGAACTTAGTGGCCTCTGACACCCCAGGGGAAGAGGGAATCAGCATTCTGAGAGCAAAAAGGACTCAGGCAGTAGATCATCAGCCTACCTTGAAAACAGTTAAGGACTCAGATGAGGATTGTCAGCTGAGAATCATTGAGCAGATGCAAGAAACCAGTGACGTTGAGGACTCCTGGGATGAATCCTTGGGTGCAGGGTGCTCTCAAGGGACTCCCAGCTGCAGCAGCTCCCACCACCTTTTCAGAGGTGCAGTTACTTCCTGTCAGAGCAGCTCCATGACCAGACTGGCTGTGTCCGGTGAGCCCAGTCCCTGCACCAGCACCAGCCGAAACACTCCTGGGGTGGCCTCCACACAGCAACCTCCAGTCTCCTCCTCCAgaattccttttgtttctggtGAGGACAGGCCTTTGACCAGTGAGCCCCCTCCAAGGTGGGCAAGGCAAAGAAGGCGTTCAGTAGCCAGGACTATTGCAGCTAAGTTGGGAGAAAACAGGAGATTGGCATGA